A window of the Kazachstania africana CBS 2517 chromosome 10, complete genome genome harbors these coding sequences:
- the ARP5 gene encoding actin-related protein ARP5 (similar to Saccharomyces cerevisiae ARP5 (YNL059C); ancestral locus Anc_2.248): protein MSRDASLPPMRVTVVDDPPLREEPESFIDAATYNWETPIAIDFGSYEVRAGYTSSSIPSHIFPNKLTRHRDRKLSKTFTFIGNDVLLDQTVRSQSKSPFDGSFIANWDYVEDIMQYTFNHLGVVGDNSVRNPLIINEPLGSLQSQRKNWYELLFECFHLPNVSFGIDGMFGFYANNEGNQDGIVINCSNEETDVIPVVDGRGVLTDAKRINWGGRQAVDYLSDLMSLKYPYFPSKLSTFQYQQMYTNYCYVSPDYSNDIDTMLKLDVLEEKNIVIEAPFTEIMQPQKTEEELRIQAEKRKETGKRLQEQAKQKRAERLIQKTEEFEYFSKVREQLVDQPRKTVLSILQNAGFDDEQDFKKYLYNLERSLKKAHAADEENTNADEENEEATETKFDLVDIPDSELNEEQLKEKKKQRFLKASSDARKKAKEEKERLLKEAEEEKVREEEWRKNDLAGWIKDKRTKLNALVKKRKEKFKLRDEMRDRKSQAAQKRMKNLASLAEENTTSGSKRTRTQATIDNDPNDTFGANDEDWLVYSDITQNPEAFEEIIEEEYKEIVELEGLLLEHDPHFTEEDTLDAQYDWRNSVLHLFLRGPRPHDSENIHEQHQLHLNVERIRVPEILFQPIIGGQDQAGISELCETILSNKFGSKPRELSETSLGMAKNIWLTGGHSKLPGLRERIVKEFTGFLPVGTKLGVKMSKNPSLDAWYGMRKLAQNEADYKDSIISKKDYEEYGAEYIKEHKLGNCRYFE, encoded by the coding sequence ATGTCAAGAGATGCTTCTTTACCACCTATGAGGGTCACAGTGGTAGATGATCCGCCTTTAAGAGAAGAACCGGAATCTTTCATCGATGCAGCAACGTACAATTGGGAAACACCTATTGCTATAGATTTTGGTTCATATGAGGTTAGAGCAGGCTATACTAGTTCATCAATACCTTCACACATTTTCCCCAATAAATTAACAAGGCATCGTGATCGTAAACTGAGCAAGACCTTCACGTTCATCGGAAATGATGTATTACTTGATCAAACTGTACGTTCCCAATCAAAATCCCCATTCGATGGTTCGTTTATTGCTAATTGGGATTATGTAGAGGATATCATGCAGTATACTTTCAACCATCTTGGAGTCGTTGGTGATAATAGCGTGAGAAATCCCCTCATCATCAATGAACCACTTGGTTCCCTACAATCTCAGAGAAAAAACTGGTATGAATTACTTTTTGAATGTTTCCACCTTCCTAATGTCAGCTTTGGTATAGACGGAATGTTTGGATTCTATGCAAATAATGAGGGAAATCAAGATGGTATTGTCATAAACTGTTCCAATGAGGAAACCGACGTCATCCCCGTTGTTGATGGAAGAGGCGTACTGACAGATGCCAAGAGAATTAACTGGGGTGGTAGACAGGCAGTCGATTATTTGAGCGATTTAATGTCTCTAAAATATCCTTATTTTCCCTCAAAACTTTCAACGTTTCAATACCAACAAATGTACACAAACTATTGCTATGTTTCACCGGATTATAGTAATGACATCGATACCATGTTAAAACTAGACgttttagaagaaaaaaatattgtcaTAGAGGCGCCATTCACTGAGATAATGCAACCACAAAAGACTGAGGAGGAACTAAGAATTCAAGctgaaaagagaaaagaaacagGTAAGAGGCTACAAGAGCAGgcaaaacaaaaaagagCAGAAAGACTTATTCAGAAAACTGAAGAGTTCgaatatttttctaaaGTTAGAGAGCAGTTGGTAGACCAGCCAAGAAAAACCGTCCTTTCCATTCTACAGAATGCTGGTTTTGATGATGAGcaagattttaaaaaatatttatataatctAGAGagatctttgaaaaaagcCCATGCTGcggatgaagaaaatactaatgcagatgaagaaaatgaagaagcaACAGAGACAAAGTTTGATCTAGTAGATATTCCTGATAgtgaattgaatgaagaacaactcaaggaaaaaaaaaaacaaaggTTTTTGAAGGCCAGCAGTGatgcaagaaaaaaagctAAAGAGGAAAAGGAAAGGCTTTTGAAAGAggcagaagaagagaaagtgAGGGAAGAAGAATGGCGGAAGAATGATTTAGCAGGATGGATCAAAGATAAACGTACGAAATTAAATGCTCttgtaaagaaaagaaaagaaaaattcaaactaCGTGATGAAATGAGAGATCGTAAATCCCAAGCAGCACAAaagagaatgaaaaatctagCATCTCTTGCTGAAGAGAATACCACTTCTGGATcgaaaagaacaagaactCAAGCAACGATCGATAACGATCCAAATGATACATTTGGTGCCAACGATGAGGATTGGTTGGTTTATAGTGATATAACGCAAAATCCAGAAGCTTTTGAGGAGATAATTGAAGAGGAATACAAGGAAATTGTAGAGTTAGAGGGCTTATTATTAGAACACGATCCACATTTTACCGAAGAAGACACACTAGATGCACAATACGACTGGAGAAATTCCGTTCTACATTTATTTCTCAGAGGTCCAAGACCTCATGATAGTGAAAATATTCATGAACAGCATCAGCTACACCTAAATGTAGAGCGTATAAGAGTGccagaaattttatttcagCCAATAATTGGCGGTCAAGATCAAGCGGGTATTAGTGAGCTTTGTGAGACGATTTTGTCGAACAAATTCGGTTCCAAACCAAGGGAGCTCAGTGAAACTAGTCTCGGCATGGCAAAGAATATCTGGTTAACTGGTGGTCATTCAAAACTTCCTGGCCTTCGAGAAAGAATAGTGAAGGAATTTACAGGGTTCCTACCTGTTGGGACCAAGTTAGGAGTGAAAATGAGTAAAAACCCATCATTGGACGCTTGGTACGGTATGAGAAAATTGGCACAGAATGAAGCGGATTACAAAGACAGTATTATTAGTAAAAAGGATTACGAAGAATATGGGGCTGAATATATTAAGGAACATAAACTGGGGAACTGCAGgtattttgaataa
- the YEH2 gene encoding sterol esterase (similar to Saccharomyces cerevisiae YEH1 (YLL012W) and YEH2 (YLR020C); ancestral locus Anc_5.200), with the protein MSVFIEALQQFISQVILTCFLTILFIASLWHNFITVHFNKQPDPRDIRKSTTNIKPKKKSGHTKRFSRNSFSSLIPIEIEEDEENNIEYDHTITSGNTVHLNSTEANTIGSVPKPEVHNHHDASENPFTDLLSQEDKKLVPDLKYYYKQYNIDIEEFEIETDDGFIIDLWHLVPLQPQTEELKRHPILMVHGLLQSSGAFASPGRRSLTYYLFKSGFDIWLGNNRCGLKARWNKKNLKDKHSKWDWDLEEMVKFDLKSMVETVLLKTGYEKLTMIAHSQGTTQGLYGLINGEKLYKDMDFKLIDKLENFIALAPAIYPGPLLDEKPFVRFMAMGIDVPWVFGTKSFIPLMMLMRSLSAGTKPFSFFSYIMFNYLFDWNDSLWDKVLRDRNFLFSPVHISVKLMQWWLSPDSGKISFKNGSTRMFPTDRTWFPIEDHHSEDVIHLNPPRPNSSDYPRLMMFIPRQDRLVDGERLINHFINHEANAVYKIWYIDEYSHLDVLWAHDVIERIGKPIVDHIRLMPESEV; encoded by the coding sequence ATGAGCGTATTTATAGAAGCTTTACAGCAATTCATCTCCCAGGTTATTCTCACATGCTTTCTGactattttatttatagCATCTTTATGGCACAATTTTATAACGGTACATTTTAACAAACAGCCTGATCCAAGAGATATACGAAAATCAACCACTAATATAAagccaaagaagaaatcagGTCATACGAAAAGGTTTTCGAGAAATTCCTTTTCCTCACTCATTCCTATTGAAatcgaagaagatgaagaaaataacatAGAGTATGATCATACTATCACTAGCGGGAATACGGTTCACTTAAACAGTACTGAGGCAAATACAATTGGAAGCGTGCCAAAGCCTGAGGTTCATAATCACCATGATGCTAGTGAAAACCCATTTACAGATCTTTTATCTCAAGAGGATAAAAAACTGGTGCCTGATTTAAAATACTACTATAAACAATATAATATTGACATTGAGGAATTTGAAATCGAAACAGATGACGGCTTTATTATCGACTTATGGCATTTAGTGCCATTGCAGCCACAAACAGAAGAACTTAAAAGACATCCAATCTTAATGGTACATGGTCTCTTACAAAGTAGTGGTGCATTTGCATCACCTGGAAGAAGATCTTTAACTTACTACCTTTTCAAATCAGGATTCGATATTTGGCTTGGAAATAATAGATGTGGACTCAAAGCAAGGtggaataaaaaaaatctcaaGGACAAGCATTCAAAATGGGATTGGGATCTTGAAGAGATGGTCAAATTTGACTTAAAGTCGATGGTTGAAACAGTGTTGTTAAAAACAGGTTATGAAAAGTTGACTATGATTGCACATTCACAAGGTACTACTCAAGGTTTATATGGTCTGATCAATGGGGAAAAACTTTATAAAGATATGGATTTCAAGTTAATTGACAAGTTAGAGAACTTTATTGCATTAGCGCCAGCTATCTATCCAGGTCCTCTACTGGATGAGAAACCTTTTGTAAGATTCATGGCTATGGGCATTGATGTGCCTTGGGTTTTTGGTACAAAATCGTTTATACCATTGATGATGCTTATGAGATCATTAAGTGCTGGCACAAAacctttttcatttttctcttacATTATGTTCAATTACTTATTTGACTGGAACGATTCCTTGTGGGATAAAGTTCTCAGAGacagaaattttttgttttcaccTGTTCATATTTCAGTAAAGCTAATGCAATGGTGGTTGAGTCCCGATAGTGGTAAAATtagtttcaaaaatggcTCTACTAGAATGTTTCCCACAGATAGGACATGGTTCCCCATTGAAGATCATCATTCAGAGGATGTGATCCATTTAAACCCTCCACGTCCTAATTCATCTGATTATCCTAGACTAATGATGTTCATACCGAGACAAGATAGATTGGTTGACGGTGAAAGATTGATCAATCACTTTATCAATCATGAAGCCAATGCTGTATATAAGATCTGGTATATTGACGAGTATTCTCATTTAGATGTTCTCTGGGCTCATGACGTGATTGAAAGGATTGGTAAACCTATTGTTGACCACATAAGGTTAATGCCAGAATCAGAAGTATAA
- the IRC25 gene encoding Irc25p (similar to Saccharomyces cerevisiae YLR021W; ancestral locus Anc_5.199), whose product MLYFEFKGEFGPDVKSLEGSTLNISATHFTNQILIQIRASGEMDSTYEVTQRGIRPMEQIFSRPIAGQNGVLEENEEEEEEFETMRDHLSDYNVIVRLGDSNDAKIPVICTQIANLYQTVILPQSAPVLRGDNFSGVNLLITLNSKMWRQDENDSNVDFAKLVFLLKSIKEMYVK is encoded by the coding sequence ATGCtgtattttgaatttaaaggTGAGTTTGGCCCTGACGTGAAGTCGTTAGAGGGCTCAACTTTGAATATCTCGGCTACTCATTTcacaaatcaaattttgatacaGATACGAGCCAGTGGTGAGATGGATTCCACTTATGAAGTTACACAGAGGGGAATAAGACCAATGGAGCAGATTTTCAGTCGACCAATAGCAGGACAAAACGGGGTTTTGGAGGAAAAtgaggaggaagaagaggagtTTGAAACGATGAGGGATCATCTGTCCGATTATAATGTTATTGTTAGATTAGGTGATTCGAACGATGCAAAGATACCGGTTATCTGCACACAAATAGCGAACCTGTACCAGACTGTAATCTTACCCCAATCAGCACCTGTTTTAAGAGGTGACAATTTCTCCGGTGTCAATCTTTTAATAACGCTAAATAGCAAGATGTGGAgacaagatgaaaatgatagtaACGTAGATTTTGCAAAATTAGTGTTTTTATTGAAGtcaataaaagaaatgtATGTAAAGTAA
- the SDO1 gene encoding guanine nucleotide exchange factor SDO1 (similar to Saccharomyces cerevisiae SDO1 (YLR022C); ancestral locus Anc_5.198): MPINQPSGQIKLTNVSLVKLKKQKKRFEIACYQNKVQDYRKGIEKDIDEVLQIHQVFMNVSKGLVASKEDLQKCFGSVNIDDIIKEILNKGEIQLSEKERQLMLNKINNEMLTIISAKCINPVSKKRYPPTMIHKALQELKFNPVIGKPAKLQALEAIKILIAKQIIPIVRARMKVKVLVTSQENSEVIEKLTQMISGPNNAGNASSTWERIGLIDPVNYRDLVSLCNGNGTLQVLDMAVIDDSK, encoded by the coding sequence ATGCCTATTAATCAACCTTCAGGCCAGATTAAACTGACAAATGTGTCGCTAGTTAAActgaaaaaacaaaagaaaaggttTGAAATTGCCTGCTACCAGAATAAAGTCCAAGATTACCGTAAGGGCATCGAAAAGGATATAGATGAAGTTTTACAAATCCACCAAGTCTTCATGAATGTATCAAAGGGTCTTGTTGCTTCAAAAGAAGACTTACAGAAATGTTTTGGTAGTGTCAATATAGATGACATTATTAAGGAAATCTTGAATAAAGGTGAAATCCAATTAtctgaaaaggaaagaCAATTGATGttaaataaaatcaataatgaaatgcTGACCATTATTAGTGCCAAATGTATAAACCCAGTgtcgaagaaaagatacCCTCCAACCATGATTCACAAAGCAttacaagaattgaaatttaacCCCGTAATAGGTAAACCTGCAAAGTTACAAGCATTAGAAGCCatcaagatattgattGCCAAACAAATTATTCCAATTGTAAGAGCTAGAATGAAAGTTAAAGTACTTGTAACCTCCCAAGAAAACTCCGAAgtgattgaaaaattgacaCAAATGATAAGTGGGCCTAACAATGCTGGAAATGCATCTTCTACTTGGGAACGTATAGGTTTAATCGATCCAGTCAACTATAGAGATTTGGTTTCTCTGTGTAATGGAAACGGTACTTTGCAAGTCTTGGACATGGCTGTTATTGATGATtccaaataa
- the AVT1 gene encoding Avt1p (similar to Saccharomyces cerevisiae AVT1 (YJR001W); ancestral locus Anc_5.220), with the protein MASDPEQQPLRDGNKAHSQVHYISIPIDRNPDYAAAAGSSSQIEDSSFTTRRQSILDQPIGSFKGVNSLSRFATSIRRATSFRNIELNTDKKRSYFNEFDDEIFDPESMAPSHTGRKLSVALGQQPNISMRPSIININTDTAIDESVDYGSIYSNNFENQSLLRSSISMAELAQNLTRDGYGGNVNAIAADTESIVLKRIEGKDGKVVTLLAGQSTAPQTIFNSINVLIGIGLLALPLGLNYAGWVLGILLLFIFASATFCTAELLSRCLDTDPTLMSYADLGYAAFGTKGRALISTLFTVDLLAIGVSLIILFGDSLHALFPDYSLNFFKILGFFVVTPPVFLPLSVLSNISLLGILSTIGTVSLITFCGLLRSTTPGSLLHPMPTHLWPADFKSFCLSIGLLSACWGGHAVFPNLKTDMRHPHKFKDCLKTTYKITAVTDIGTAIVGFIMFGDQVKDEITKNVLLSDHYPTYLYGLISALMTVIPIAKTPLNARPIISVLDTICNIQNAESKFRGTKLTLAKCIKVLNCIFVNILFVVIAILFPQFDKIIAFLGAGLVFTICLILPCLFYLRICKDTIKPWEKLACKVTIFISIICSALGIGAAILA; encoded by the coding sequence ATGGCCTCCGATCCAGAACAACAGCCATTAAGAGATGGGAACAAAGCCCATTCACAGGTTCACTATATTTCCATTCCGATTGATAGAAACCCTGATTatgctgctgctgctggtTCATCAAGTCAAATAGAAGATAGCTCCTTTACGACAAGAAGGCAATCTATATTAGATCAGCCAATTGGTTCGTTCAAAGGTGTCAACTCATTAAGTAGATTTGCTACCTCTATTCGTAGAGCCACCTCCTTCAGAAATATCGAATTAAATACTGATAAGAAGAGATcatatttcaatgaattcgatgatgaaattttcgaCCCAGAATCTATGGCTCCTTCTCATACAGGTAGAAAATTATCTGTTGCCTTGGGGCAACaaccaaatatttcaatgcGTCCTtctattattaatattaatacaGATACTGCCATAGATGAATCTGTGGATTATGGGTCCATATATTCAAACAATTTCGAGAACCAATCATTATTACGTTCTTCCATATCAATGGCTGAATTGGCGCAGAATCTAACAAGAGATGGATATGGAGGTAATGTCAATGCGATTGCCGCTGATACGGAATCCAttgtattgaaaagaatcgAAGGTAAAGATGGTAAAGTTGTCACCCTATTGGCAGGCCAATCCACAGCACCACAAACAATCTTCAATTCTATCAACGTCCTAATCGGTATAGGTCTCTTAGCATTACCACTGGGTCTAAATTACGCTGGGTGGGTACTTGGAATCCTTTTATTGTTCATTTTTGCATCTGCTACTTTCTGTACAGCTGAACTTTTATCTAGATGCCTAGATACAGACCCAACTTTGATGTCATATGCTGATTTAGGCTATGCAGCATTCGGTACTAAAGGCCGTGCACTAATTTCTACATTATTCACAGTCGATTTGTTAGCAATTGGTGTCTCTCTAATTATCCTGTTTGGAGATTCTTTGCATGCACTATTCCCAGattattcattaaattttttcaaaattcttgGGTTTTTTGTGGTGACCCCTCCTGTCTTCTTACCATTGAGTGTATTATCGAATATCTCATTATTGGGAATTTTATCTACAATAGGGACAGTATCTCTAATAACTTTCTGCGGCCTACTTAGATCAACCACTCCAGGCTCATTATTACATCCAATGCCAACACATTTATGGCCAGcagatttcaaaagtttttgTCTGTCAATCGGTCTATTAAGTGCATGTTGGGGTGGTCATGCAGTTTTCCCCAATTTAAAAACTGATATGAGACATCCTCATAAATTTAAAGACTGTTTGAAAACTACTTACAAAATTACAGCAGTCACTGATATTGGTACAGCAATTGTAGGTTTCATAATGTTCGGAGATCAAGttaaagatgaaatcaCCAAAAATGTTCTCCTATCAGATCATTATCCTACTTATCTTTACGGACTAATTTCTGCCTTAATGACTGTTATTCCTATTGCTAAGACACCATTGAACGCTAGACCAATCATTTCCGTATTGGATACGATCTGCAACATTCAAAATGCTGAAAGTAAATTCAGAGGGACAAAATTAACCCTTGCAAAATGTATTAAGGTACTCAATTGTATTTTCGTTAATATTCTGTTTGTTGTAATTGCTATCCTGTTCCCACAGTTCGACAAAATTATAGCATTTTTAGGTGCAGGCTTGGTTTTCACTATTTGCTTAATCTTGCCATGTTTATTCTATTTGAGAATTTGTAAAGACACAATCAAGCCTTGGGAAAAACTTGCCTGTAAGGTAACGATTTTTATCAGCATTATTTGTTCCGCGCTAGGTATTGGTGCTGCCATACTAGCTTAA
- the NOC3 gene encoding Noc3p (similar to Saccharomyces cerevisiae NOC3 (YLR002C); ancestral locus Anc_5.222) translates to MARRKRSQDAIQQRTAIKRQQEDALLEGASFNEVDVDDVHYEESTRKKARTTWDDVEQDYELVPRKHKDAEEGMVEGLPIKINGKVERNLVKIQRKKQEEPAEVSESEDEESPVVISDEAGEVSEEEPDSEEKIIALKEELAEMVEKIMENPEENTQALTRLCKMAESKNSNTCKFSMLALVPIFSSIIPGYRIRPLTDTEKKEKVSKDVARLRNFEQNLVLCYKRYVDLLTSLSKVPNNDDPIKVNLGILAMQATNQIISNASHFNFRNDVVMILIRRICKPNLSADPTSTQTIQTIQTLFKGDDEGNISAEIVRALSKVVKVRKYAIDEVVVNTLLSMEVLHDYDPNTRGEEAETRVRLKKKDRVHLSKKQRKARKEMQKIDEEMRNAELAVSVEERERNQAEILKLILSLYLNILKSGNTKLIGAVLEGLAKFGNMANFDLLGDFLQVMKEIISDAEFDNLEASEIRKVLLCIVSAFSLVSNHNQMKISMDLSSFIEALYAVLPYVALDADLEFSYKSLRLADPLEDQIFNPAVNVSTKAELLLKALDHVFFRSRSGTKERAEAFTKRIYMCMGHTPEKTSIALLKFMDKLISRYPEIGGLYSTEDRIGNGHFNMTTDSIAMANAGAATLLENVILSKHYCPVVVKGTRSLMTKSKELPK, encoded by the coding sequence ATGGCTAGAAGAAAGAGATCCCAGGATGCAATTCAGCAGAGAACTGCTATCAAGAGACAGCAGGAAGATGCCTTGTTAGAGGGTGCATCTTTCAATGAGGTTGACGTTGATGATGTGCATTACGAAGAATCGACGAGAAAGAAGGCGCGTACCACGTGGGATGATGTGGAACAGGATTATGAATTAGTTCCAAGAAAGCACAAAGATGCAGAAGAAGGTATGGTTGAAGGTTTGCCTATTAAGATCAACGGTAaagttgaaagaaatttagtcaaaattcaaagaaagaaacagGAGGAACCTGCCGAAGTGTCCGaatctgaagatgaagaatcaCCTGTTGTAATCAGCGATGAAGCAGGTGAAGTGAGTGAAGAAGAACCAGACAGTgaggaaaaaattattgctTTGAAAGAAGAGCTTGCAGAAATGGTGGAAAAGATCATGGAAAATCCAGAAGAAAATACTCAAGCTCTGACCCGTCTATGTAAGATGGCTGAATCGAAAAACTCTAACACTTGTAAATTCTCTATGTTAGCCCTCGTACCTATTTTCAGTAGTATCATTCCTGGCTATAGAATTAGACCATTAACTGATACTgagaagaaggaaaaagtATCCAAAGATGTGGCAAGattgagaaattttgaacagAATTTAGTTCTTTGTTACAAAAGATATGTGGATTTATTGACAAGCTTATCAAAAGTTcctaataatgatgatcCTATTAAAGTAAACCTGGGTATATTAGCTATGCAAGCCAcaaatcaaattatatCAAACGCATCCCATTTCAACTTCAGAAATGATGTGGTTATGATACTTATACGTCGTATATGTAAACCAAATCTTTCTGCTGATCCAACATCTACGCAGACTATTCAAACTATTCAAACATTATTCAAGGGTGACGATGAAGGTAATATTTCAGCAGAAATTGTTAGGGCGCTCTCGAAAGTAGTAAAAGTAAGAAAATACGCTATTGATGAAGTTGTCGTAAATACTTTGTTATCTATGGAAGTTTTGCACGATTATGATCCAAATACCAGAGGAGAAGAAGCAGAAACTAGAGTGagattgaagaagaaggataGAGTTCATCTTTCCAAGAAACAGAGAAAGGCTAGAAAGGAGATGCAAAAGATTGACGAAGAAATGCGTAATGCAGAACTTGCTGTGtctgttgaagaaagagaaaggaATCAAgctgaaattttgaaattgattctATCGCTGtatttaaatattctaaAAAGTGGGAATACTAAGTTGATTGGTGCTGTTCTCGAAGGTCTAGCTAAGTTTGGTAATATGGCAAATTTCGATTTACTTGGTgattttcttcaagttatgaaagaaattatcaGTGATGCTGAGTTCGACAATCTGGAAGCTAGTGAAATACGAAAAGTTCTACTTTGTATTGTGAGTgcattttctttggtttcaaatcataatcaaatgaaaatctCCATGGATCTATCTTCGTTTATTGAGGCTTTATATGCGGTATTGCCTTATGTCGCTCTTGATGCGGATCTTGAGTTTTCATACAAGTCTCTCAGATTAGCAGATCCATTGGAAgatcaaatattcaaccCAGCTGTTAATGTTTCTACAAAGGCAGAATTACTCCTGAAAGCATTAGACCACGTTTTCTTCAGGTCAAGATCTGGTACCAAAGAAAGGGCAGAAGCTTTCACAAAAAGAATATACATGTGTATGGGACATACTCCAGAAAAAACCTCCATTGCactattgaaatttatgGATAAATTAATCAGCAGGTATCCAGAGATAGGTGGTTTGTATTCGACAGAGGACAGGATAGGTAATGGACATTTCAATATGACGACAGATTCTATAGCTATGGCCAATGCAGGCGCAGCAACATTGCTAGAAAATGTCATTTTATCTAAGCATTACTGTCCAGTTGTTGTTAAAGGTACTCGTTCCCTAATGACAAAGTCGAAAGAACTTCCTAAATAA
- the MRX12 gene encoding Mrx12p (similar to Saccharomyces cerevisiae YJR003C; ancestral locus Anc_5.224) encodes MRALVFSRRFFTATKLLNEVKTPLAKSYSNIFNHSCFVPLAKNIPSKLDGLEPYEVSKRIIEALNEANITSDEAAGIHNKMIEELSRYNYGIATIHSEKLGDISRKITLNALIELIRNNPGRVKTSWEIFMDHKESFDEIPDSLIQVVMDKQLNANETESLNNQRELNMMNLVQILTLLGQISNRSLVNIELVDKLTTLLLEGNASVLLPFILQFKPALSTFDRNLVHLTPFQLYEISKCYSHEDLQKYPDLFHKILLVLGKNTSILLTSEEQEISQILEQNLKLVNSRFKNSRVSCNSVDGFNTENQFFHLVEQVIENGTYKTNFQLCKSILRLVGTREGKTDEFLRLYDMFVKTSCSPTDEQGIMFEAFLALSYSGYKTSKKESYNLAKTYIPESVSKPMYANILRVMIILESKFDINEALNIYNSNIQELQREKDNATQLSSADVVTEALILAFLTKKDVDFSRVVFDGALGEKILSGATAVKRIKKMLSNYGEAVENDNFDEFLQNEALSYLANI; translated from the coding sequence ATGAGAGCGTTAGTGTTTAGTAGAAGATTTTTTACAGCTACAAAACTCTTGAATGAGGTGAAAACTCCATTGGCGAAGTCCTATTCCAACATATTTAATCATTCATGCTTCGTGCCGTTAGCAAAGAATATACCGTCAAAGCTTGACGGTTTAGAACCATATGAGGTATCTAAAAGGATAATAGAGGCTTTAAATGAAGCGAACATTACATCTGACGAGGCTGCAGGGATACATAATAAGATGATTGAGGAACTGTCAAGATACAACTATGGTATTGCAACAATTCATTCTGAGAAACTGGGTGACATATCTCGCAAGATAACATTGAATGCATTAATAGAATTGATACGGAATAATCCTGGCAGAGTTAAAACCAGTTGGGAAATATTTATGGATCACAAAGAGTCTTTCGATGAGATACCTGACTCTTTGATTCAGGTAGTTATGGATAAACAGTTGAACGCTAATGAAACTGAATCATTGAACAATCAGCGTGAGCTGAATATGATGAACTTAGTCCAAATTCTAACATTGCTTGGTCAAATTTCCAATAGATCACTTGTCAATATTGAACTCGTGGACAAGTTAACAACGCTCTTATTAGAAGGAAATGCATCCGTTTTGTTACCTTTCATACTACAATTTAAGCCAGCTTTATCGACTTTTGATAGAAATCTCGTCCACCTGACCCCATTCCAACTTTacgaaatttcaaaatgttaTAGTCATGAAGATCTACAAAAGTATCCCGATTTATTCCATAAAATATTGTTAGTTTTGGGCAAGAACACTTCGATTTTGTTAACTAGTGAAGAGCAAGAAATATCGCAAATTTTAGAgcaaaatttgaaacttgTAAATAGTAGATTCAAGAACAGTCGAGTTTCGTGTAACTCAGTTGATGGCTTTAACACAGAGAATcagttttttcatttggttGAACaagtcattgaaaatggcACCTATAAGACTAACTTTCAGTTGTGTAAATCTATCCTGAGATTAGTCGGAACTCGTGAGGGGAAAACAGATGAGTTTTTGAGACTGTATGATATGTTTGTAAAAACTAGTTGTTCCCCAACTGATGAACAGGGGATCATGTTTGAAGCATTTCTTGCCTTGTCTTATAGTGGATACAAGACGTCGAAAAAGGAATCCTATAATTTGGCCAAGACTTACATTCCGGAAAGTGTAAGTAAGCCAATGTAtgcaaatattttgagagTTATGATCATTCTCGAGTCAAAATTTGACATAAATGAAGCATTGAATATCTACAATTCGAATATTCAAGAGTTACAGAGAGAAAAGGACAATGCCACGCAACTCTCTTCTGCTGATGTCGTCACAGAAGCTCTAATACTAGCATTCCTAACTAAGAAAGACGTAGATTTTTCTCGAGTAGTATTTGATGGTGCTCTAGGAGAGAAAATCCTGTCGGGTGCCACAGCAGTAAAAAGAATTAAGAAGATGTTATCCAACTATGGCGAAGCGGTAGAAAATGACAATTTTGACgaatttttgcaaaatgaGGCCCTCTCCTACTTGGCAAATATTTGA